From a region of the Myxococcus stipitatus genome:
- a CDS encoding 3-oxoacyl-ACP synthase III family protein yields MSFLRPTEPVYLVGPRSWLPERVVTNQDVLDWMGTRARPSWIAHRTGVEQRRWVTDEQSCGDAAVAAALRLFEEGRVDRARIVQVLLATVSGDFPTPPTSPLILPRLGLERVGVLDLSAACAGFTSAVHVGAALATATWGEQLVIAADIRSKFLNREDLATTALFGDGSAACVVTRRAEGADFQLVASELSVDASMADIIAIRAGGSRLPHHRNDDPSKAFLKMEHGATLFMKGVENMTTGADTLLRRLETKVSDVDWVVPHQANLHLMRAVTERLGVDPARVVETVRFTGNTSGASVGIALAHLREQLPLKPGQKVLLVSAGAGGASACALLHSL; encoded by the coding sequence GTGAGCTTCCTGAGACCGACTGAGCCCGTGTACCTGGTGGGGCCTCGCTCCTGGCTGCCCGAGCGGGTGGTCACCAACCAGGACGTCCTCGATTGGATGGGGACCCGCGCCCGCCCCAGCTGGATTGCCCACAGGACGGGCGTGGAACAACGGCGCTGGGTCACGGACGAGCAGTCGTGCGGCGACGCGGCGGTGGCCGCGGCCCTGCGCTTGTTCGAGGAGGGGCGCGTCGACCGCGCGCGCATCGTCCAGGTGCTGCTGGCCACCGTCTCCGGCGACTTCCCCACGCCGCCGACCTCGCCCCTGATTCTTCCCCGACTGGGACTCGAACGGGTGGGAGTCCTCGACCTGAGCGCCGCCTGCGCGGGCTTCACCAGCGCGGTGCACGTGGGCGCGGCGCTCGCGACCGCTACCTGGGGAGAGCAGCTCGTCATCGCCGCGGACATCCGCTCCAAGTTCCTCAACCGCGAGGACCTGGCGACCACCGCCCTGTTCGGCGATGGCAGCGCCGCCTGCGTCGTCACGCGACGCGCGGAGGGCGCGGACTTCCAGCTCGTCGCCAGCGAGCTGTCCGTGGATGCCTCCATGGCCGACATCATCGCCATCCGCGCCGGAGGCTCGCGCCTGCCCCATCACCGGAACGACGACCCCTCCAAGGCCTTCCTCAAGATGGAGCACGGAGCCACGCTGTTCATGAAGGGCGTGGAGAACATGACCACGGGCGCGGACACGCTGCTGCGCCGCCTGGAGACGAAGGTGTCGGATGTGGACTGGGTGGTGCCCCACCAGGCCAACCTGCATCTGATGCGGGCGGTGACGGAGCGGCTCGGCGTGGACCCCGCGCGCGTGGTGGAGACGGTGCGCTTCACCGGCAACACCTCGGGCGCCAGCGTGGGCATCGCGCTCGCGCACCTCCGGGAGCAGCTCCCCTTGAAGCCAGGGCAGAAGGTACTGCTGGTCTCCGCGGGAGCCGGCGGGGCCTCGGCCTGCGCGCTCCTTCACAGCCTGTAG
- a CDS encoding 3-oxoacyl-ACP synthase III family protein, with amino-acid sequence MKVLEPRLGIQVLGHGRALPADGPISNAQLLALDPEHPGRTPRLLDTLAHKVTTRLGFSQRYLSRRPGALPRDEEETSESLALEAARSAIGTRAPAMVQAFIHGTTTTSRYTGSQAAAILGRLGSDASAWEVKAGCSTSLASLHLAMALLGSGHDNVLVSCAETLSKVMNPDMKETWFILADGGAAVWLKRATEAADFEVRKCLYATDGTLVDLYTTPGRLPPARATLDAGGYAMTGDGTRLREEALRRYLEMLGAMFPGGRGLKDIRWVVAHQINRKLIEQVVDVGGLDARLVWSADRVGNVGGASVLFSLSEALEQDLFSPGEGVLLMSVGGGLSFAMQHWTKR; translated from the coding sequence ATGAAAGTCCTGGAGCCGCGCCTGGGCATCCAGGTGCTGGGGCACGGCCGCGCGCTGCCCGCCGATGGGCCCATCTCCAATGCGCAGCTGCTCGCGCTCGACCCGGAGCATCCCGGTCGTACGCCCCGGTTGCTGGACACGCTGGCGCACAAGGTGACGACACGACTGGGCTTCAGCCAGCGGTATCTCTCGCGGCGTCCAGGCGCCCTGCCACGAGACGAAGAGGAGACCAGCGAGTCGCTGGCCCTGGAGGCGGCGAGGAGCGCCATCGGCACGCGTGCGCCCGCCATGGTCCAGGCGTTCATTCACGGCACCACCACGACCAGTCGCTACACCGGCTCACAGGCCGCGGCCATCCTGGGACGGCTCGGGAGCGACGCCTCGGCGTGGGAGGTGAAGGCCGGGTGCTCCACCTCGCTGGCCAGCCTGCACCTCGCCATGGCGTTGCTGGGCAGCGGCCACGACAACGTGCTCGTCAGCTGCGCGGAGACGCTGTCCAAGGTGATGAACCCCGACATGAAGGAGACGTGGTTCATCCTCGCGGACGGAGGCGCGGCCGTGTGGCTGAAGCGCGCGACCGAGGCCGCCGACTTCGAGGTGCGCAAGTGCCTCTATGCCACCGACGGAACGCTGGTGGACCTGTACACCACGCCCGGACGGCTGCCCCCGGCACGGGCCACGCTGGACGCCGGTGGCTACGCGATGACCGGGGATGGCACGCGCCTGCGCGAAGAGGCCCTGCGGCGATACCTCGAGATGCTCGGCGCGATGTTCCCCGGCGGCCGGGGCTTGAAGGACATCCGCTGGGTGGTGGCCCATCAAATCAATCGCAAGCTCATCGAGCAGGTCGTCGACGTGGGAGGGCTGGACGCACGGCTCGTCTGGAGCGCGGACCGCGTGGGCAACGTGGGAGGCGCCTCCGTCCTCTTCTCCCTGTCGGAGGCGCTGGAGCAGGACCTGTTCTCCCCCGGGGAGGGCGTGCTGCTGATGAGCGTGGGGGGCGGCCTGTCCTTCGCGATGCAGCACTGGACGAAGCGCTGA
- a CDS encoding STM4011 family radical SAM protein, producing MKLTVLYRGPLSSCNYGCEYCPFGKWKQSEEELAKDGADLERFLAWVEARTGDTVSVFFTPWGEALIWPVYQRALARLTHLPHVERVAIQTNLSCRLDWVRECRTEKLGIWATYHPEWTKRHRFLAQCETLASLGVRHSVGVVGFKHFVEEAEALRRDLPADTYLWINAVKDGQEEPYTAEDVARFSAVDPLFPVNNVRHPSLGRACKGGESVISVDGEGTARRCHFIDEPIGNIYAPDFDQALRPRPCSKATCGCHIGYVHMDYLELDRVFGSGILERVPATPLWRTAAPARVGLP from the coding sequence ATGAAGCTCACCGTGCTCTACCGGGGCCCGCTGTCGAGCTGCAACTACGGCTGCGAGTACTGCCCGTTCGGCAAGTGGAAGCAGAGCGAGGAGGAGCTGGCCAAGGACGGCGCGGACCTGGAGCGGTTCCTGGCGTGGGTGGAGGCGCGCACGGGCGACACCGTGTCGGTGTTCTTCACGCCCTGGGGCGAGGCGCTCATCTGGCCCGTGTACCAGCGGGCCCTGGCGCGGCTGACGCACCTGCCGCACGTGGAGCGCGTCGCCATCCAGACGAACCTGTCGTGCCGGCTGGACTGGGTGCGGGAGTGCCGGACGGAGAAGCTGGGCATCTGGGCGACGTACCACCCGGAGTGGACGAAGCGTCACCGCTTCCTGGCCCAGTGCGAGACGCTGGCGTCGTTGGGCGTGCGCCACAGCGTGGGCGTCGTGGGGTTCAAGCACTTCGTCGAGGAGGCGGAGGCGCTGCGGCGCGACCTGCCGGCGGATACGTACCTGTGGATCAACGCGGTGAAGGACGGGCAGGAGGAGCCGTACACGGCGGAGGACGTGGCGCGCTTCAGCGCCGTGGATCCGCTGTTCCCGGTGAACAACGTGCGCCACCCGAGCCTGGGGCGCGCGTGCAAGGGGGGCGAGTCCGTCATCTCCGTGGACGGGGAGGGCACGGCGCGCCGGTGTCACTTCATCGACGAGCCCATCGGCAACATCTACGCGCCGGACTTCGACCAGGCGCTCAGGCCGAGGCCGTGCTCGAAGGCGACGTGCGGCTGCCACATCGGCTACGTGCACATGGACTACCTGGAGCTGGACCGCGTGTTCGGTTCGGGAATCCTGGAGCGGGTGCCAGCGACGCCGCTGTGGCGGACGGCGGCGCCGGCACGGGTCGGGCTCCCGTGA
- a CDS encoding zinc-binding dehydrogenase: MRETRAWVLHRGERQRDGHAVPGTLVEESFSFPEPGPEDVVAEPIYGCWEGNMGHALQRTPVDICRLRREDKVVLGNAGVVRVVETGSAVTRVRPGDHCLVFCNAEPDEHGYPVKVLAYDASRTMGLLAHRTRLPQHVLIPLPRQSRHSLKQWAAFSLRYITAWSNWRLAWGCFRLQVGESDCPVPFVVGWGGGVAYAQLRLARFAGCRVAMVTSQEERLRHLESVGIIPLDRRDFPDLHLDAARFATDADYRQRYTHSEKLFLARVKEAGRGQDVSIFLDHIGGPLLQASLKALGREGVIASAGWKLGADLMDLSRSTECTRRHQHINTHYARYSEAVAAVGFAEESGWLPPVDDERVYAWHEIPALARDVEEGRVASYFPLYQVHPEPDARNTREAA; encoded by the coding sequence ATGCGGGAGACACGGGCCTGGGTCCTTCATCGAGGCGAGCGTCAGCGGGACGGACACGCTGTTCCCGGGACGCTGGTGGAGGAGTCCTTCTCCTTCCCCGAGCCAGGGCCCGAGGACGTGGTGGCGGAGCCCATCTACGGCTGCTGGGAGGGCAACATGGGCCACGCCCTCCAGCGCACCCCGGTGGACATCTGCCGCCTGCGCCGCGAGGACAAGGTCGTGCTCGGCAACGCGGGCGTGGTCCGCGTGGTGGAGACGGGCAGCGCCGTCACGCGCGTGCGCCCCGGCGACCACTGCCTCGTCTTCTGCAACGCCGAGCCCGACGAGCACGGCTACCCGGTCAAGGTCCTCGCCTATGACGCGAGCCGCACCATGGGCCTGCTGGCCCACCGCACACGGCTCCCCCAGCACGTCCTCATCCCCCTCCCCCGCCAGAGCCGCCACTCGCTGAAGCAGTGGGCGGCCTTCTCCCTGCGCTACATCACCGCGTGGTCCAACTGGCGGCTCGCCTGGGGCTGCTTCCGGCTCCAGGTCGGTGAGTCGGATTGTCCCGTGCCCTTCGTCGTGGGCTGGGGCGGCGGCGTCGCGTACGCGCAGCTGCGCCTCGCGCGCTTCGCGGGGTGCCGCGTGGCCATGGTCACCTCGCAGGAGGAGCGCCTGCGGCACCTGGAGTCCGTGGGCATCATCCCCCTGGACCGCAGGGACTTCCCGGACCTGCACCTCGACGCGGCCCGCTTCGCCACGGACGCGGACTACCGCCAGCGCTATACCCACTCGGAGAAGCTCTTCCTCGCGCGAGTGAAGGAGGCGGGCCGGGGCCAGGACGTCTCCATCTTCCTCGACCACATCGGCGGGCCGCTCCTCCAGGCCAGCCTCAAGGCCCTGGGACGCGAGGGCGTCATCGCCTCCGCCGGGTGGAAGCTGGGGGCGGACCTGATGGACCTCTCCCGCTCCACCGAGTGCACCAGGCGCCACCAGCACATCAACACCCACTACGCGCGCTACTCCGAGGCCGTGGCCGCCGTGGGCTTCGCCGAGGAGTCGGGCTGGCTCCCCCCCGTGGACGACGAGCGCGTCTACGCCTGGCACGAAATCCCCGCCCTCGCCCGAGACGTCGAGGAGGGCCGCGTCGCGTCCTACTTCCCGCTCTACCAGGTCCATCCCGAGCCGGACGCCCGGAACACGCGGGAGGCCGCATGA
- a CDS encoding acyl carrier protein — protein sequence MELVERIGRALRAAGMEDLPSGTSEPLASYGMDSLMMVLSVAALEKEFSLRISGHDFSESCFESLDALARWLRRLGAA from the coding sequence ATGGAGCTGGTCGAACGCATCGGCAGGGCGCTGAGGGCCGCTGGGATGGAGGACCTCCCCAGCGGAACGTCCGAGCCCCTGGCCTCGTATGGGATGGACAGCCTGATGATGGTGCTCTCGGTGGCCGCGCTGGAGAAGGAGTTCTCCCTGCGAATCTCCGGGCATGACTTCTCCGAGTCCTGCTTCGAGAGCCTCGACGCGCTGGCCCGCTGGCTGCGTCGGTTGGGGGCCGCATGA
- a CDS encoding class I adenylate-forming enzyme family protein, with product MSPFQAFTRADASRALTLGGRELSFEALREAIEARKHRLGVLPPGIAILRAHRSREFIATFLALYETAIPVAVFATEWTAPEVESRREALGCCFELDESFQVTWRSRHAGMRHHPDTALVLFTSGSTGTPRAVQLSRENLEANVAAVRRSLDFDSAPEQTLFLPLSYSFGLLGQLLPALSAGVPTLLLSSLVELKARLDDGLLAGMLSGVPSHHETLLRLMGDGAPRTQAVTHVVSAGAAVDLALRQRLLRAFPQARVYVNYGQTELSPRVLSLCSAHPAFLSQATGYPVGNLSVKLGPEGELWVRGDQVMLGYLGDEEATRAKVADGWLRTGDLARLAPDGLVTLLGRNDDQLKVGGERLSPLEIETTLRGLPHVEDAAVWGREDALYGTALTAFLQLAPGAPCPSRRELRQTLSAHLSPHKIPTDYYRVEQLPRTSNGKLQRHRLDVLLQPERRIG from the coding sequence ATGAGCCCCTTCCAGGCCTTCACCCGGGCGGACGCGAGCAGGGCCCTCACACTCGGGGGGCGCGAGCTCTCCTTCGAGGCGCTGCGCGAAGCCATCGAGGCGCGCAAGCACCGGCTCGGGGTCCTGCCTCCGGGCATCGCCATCCTGAGGGCCCACCGCAGCCGCGAGTTCATCGCCACGTTCCTCGCGCTGTACGAGACCGCCATCCCCGTGGCGGTGTTCGCGACCGAGTGGACCGCGCCGGAGGTGGAGTCCCGGCGCGAGGCGCTGGGTTGCTGCTTCGAACTCGATGAGTCCTTCCAGGTGACCTGGAGGAGCCGTCACGCGGGGATGCGACACCATCCGGACACGGCGCTGGTGTTGTTCACCTCCGGCAGCACGGGCACGCCCCGCGCCGTCCAGCTCTCCCGCGAGAACCTGGAGGCGAACGTCGCGGCCGTCCGGCGTTCCCTCGACTTCGACTCCGCGCCGGAGCAGACGCTGTTTCTCCCCCTCTCCTACTCCTTCGGGTTGCTGGGGCAGCTGCTTCCCGCGCTGTCCGCTGGAGTCCCGACCCTCCTCCTGTCCAGTCTGGTGGAGCTGAAGGCGCGCCTCGACGACGGCCTGCTGGCGGGAATGCTCAGCGGGGTCCCGTCCCATCACGAAACCCTGCTGCGCCTGATGGGCGATGGCGCACCACGGACACAGGCCGTCACGCATGTCGTCAGCGCCGGAGCCGCGGTGGACCTCGCCCTCCGACAGCGGCTGCTGCGCGCATTCCCCCAGGCCCGGGTCTACGTCAACTATGGCCAGACGGAGCTGTCACCTCGCGTGCTGAGCCTTTGCAGCGCTCATCCCGCGTTCCTGAGCCAGGCGACCGGCTACCCGGTGGGAAATCTCTCCGTGAAGCTCGGTCCGGAAGGCGAGCTGTGGGTCCGGGGAGACCAGGTGATGCTCGGCTATCTCGGCGACGAGGAGGCGACTCGGGCCAAGGTCGCGGACGGCTGGTTGCGCACGGGAGACCTCGCGCGACTCGCCCCGGATGGGCTCGTGACGCTGCTGGGACGCAACGACGACCAGCTCAAGGTCGGTGGGGAGCGGTTGAGCCCGCTGGAGATCGAGACGACCTTGCGTGGCTTGCCTCACGTGGAGGACGCCGCGGTCTGGGGACGGGAGGACGCGCTCTATGGCACCGCGCTGACCGCCTTCCTCCAACTCGCCCCCGGAGCCCCCTGCCCCTCCCGGCGCGAGCTGCGCCAGACGCTGAGCGCCCACCTGTCTCCGCACAAGATTCCCACCGACTACTACCGGGTCGAGCAGCTTCCGCGCACGTCGAACGGCAAGCTGCAACGCCATCGCCTGGACGTGCTTCTCCAGCCCGAGCGACGTATCGGCTGA
- a CDS encoding SDR family NAD(P)-dependent oxidoreductase produces MKVLVTGGGSDIGFAIARRRLALGDDVFVTASSAESLERTLARYRAEGLDAKGLVLDLAAPTGAEAGLAKVLDSGLQALVLNAWTRRPPRHRFHELPQEALDADVAANLMGNLWLVRRVLPSMVAARWGRIVLVSSVSTVNGTGRYGAYILCKSALEGLMRNLAVDYGEFNVLANTVRLGIFKTERTKKYWSRARYVERMGGVIPQGALGEPGHVGEVLDPLLSPHQYINGAALDVTGGLPMFRLEGVLRP; encoded by the coding sequence ATGAAGGTCCTCGTCACCGGAGGCGGCTCCGACATCGGCTTCGCCATCGCGCGACGTCGACTGGCGCTGGGCGACGACGTCTTCGTCACGGCGTCGTCCGCGGAGTCGCTGGAGCGGACGCTGGCGCGCTACCGCGCGGAGGGGTTGGACGCGAAGGGGCTCGTGCTGGACCTCGCGGCGCCGACCGGGGCGGAGGCCGGGCTCGCCAAGGTGCTGGACTCCGGGCTCCAGGCGCTCGTCCTCAATGCCTGGACCCGGCGACCTCCGCGCCACCGCTTCCACGAACTGCCCCAGGAGGCGCTCGACGCGGACGTCGCGGCGAACCTGATGGGGAACCTCTGGCTCGTCCGCCGCGTGCTGCCCTCGATGGTCGCCGCGCGCTGGGGGCGCATCGTCCTCGTCTCGAGTGTCTCCACCGTCAACGGCACGGGACGTTATGGCGCCTACATCCTGTGCAAGTCCGCGTTGGAGGGGCTGATGCGCAACCTCGCGGTGGACTACGGCGAGTTCAACGTCCTCGCCAACACCGTGCGGCTGGGCATCTTCAAGACGGAGCGGACGAAGAAGTACTGGTCCCGCGCGCGCTACGTCGAGCGGATGGGGGGCGTCATCCCGCAGGGCGCGCTGGGCGAGCCTGGGCATGTCGGGGAGGTGCTCGACCCGCTCCTCTCCCCGCACCAGTACATCAACGGCGCGGCGCTCGACGTCACGGGCGGCCTGCCGATGTTCCGCCTGGAAGGAGTGTTGCGACCGTGA
- a CDS encoding PPC domain-containing protein: MSACDPGGADTLPSAAPPSSDVATAALVNGTLVNGQPVTGLSAATGAELLYTMSVPANQNLVTFTMAGSNGNADMYVLYGAAPTPATAKCSSTTTGSNGTCTLSGRELAGTWYVLIKATSAFTGLSLTGSYTPVGTGSSTPKVLLDNQVTKAAGAMGEFVLYTLEVPASQSSLVVTTSGGTGDVDVYLRHGSAPTLATFDCRAYESGTTERCSVSYPKAGTWYILLRGYAAFSNVSLLGAAVAVPETLTIGQPRIDVSVAKNASRYFSVEVPTGQSLLRVSLAGGTGDADLYLQRVNAPSTATYTCVSRGGTNAETCSVTNPQAGTWHILVFGYSASSGASLVVTTTGGGPIGLPLTNGQPIEIDSADGGPFVYRLDVPPNTGNLRVEVDYLSIGAYHLYVRYGSEPAPGVYDCAQEYSEDEEYCTIDKPQAGTWYIHVVPAYPYHMFRDLKLVATYAGRHTTTALQNGQTTAPVTADGRDFLYYTVEVPPGQKRLAFWMTGGTGYPTAYAKLGGIPVETDPRCGLGSGAPCIIENPQPGTWYFWPTYYGTFSNFTFSAAYTADTTQTPEPLRKDEPKTGLSGTPLLNRLFALEVPPNQLNLTIRTTGGTGVMRLRARRGALPTANTYDCAYICTIERPEGGTWYVQLEGDSTYTDVTLSATYSAPVTAPDMEYAPTFTNYPSRRYFKLDVPPASLALRAYTGGQAETKLYVRRGRLPSPTEYDCASTKAGKVKQECNFASPQAGEWFALVEFVVTYPEIPESFFWEHIETGPVSDITDGVPVLVSGPPKSFQTFRFQVPEGQPYLLAELLDARLTAKSAYGYLHVRHESDAANGFAACRSTAMCDIPNPRPGTWYLTVQVPTYGGPQADFSGAIRATTTGRELRPLVSTIAESLLDTAQNKTHFWRFEVPAGATDLLFQVNGDAGDSDLYVKHGSLASTTSYDCASTNASSSEETCALTNPQPGTWYVAVLDKTGPVSWRNPTVRASYAMSPGEGIPELTPYASRAGLSGLKNSQKTWKLEVPQGQSTLWFATEHGAGTVNLKVKRGGRPVAGATLDCATSGTGNLKQCLFTNPQPGTWFVTLTGDEAYDFVTLTGGYFQADTVTSLTNGVPATNLRLDAGKVQFFQLDVPANAAMYQFELRYETTSIFDEVDVRIQQGTLPTASSPVCAHVAKGSVRCTIAQPAAGPWYARVVSARMPFDHVRVGAFHGMRLDDAPLLLNQDYYLGVSGSEGTVRTYKIVVPEGMSYFTVSTGYLTAGGSGTYYGSLSLAVRRGEPPTATQRDCAYPFPSPSSTCTITDPAPGVYYVSLTLTANSYNLWVLPNFR; encoded by the coding sequence GTGAGCGCCTGTGATCCCGGCGGGGCGGACACGCTCCCTTCCGCCGCCCCTCCCTCCTCCGACGTCGCGACCGCCGCGCTGGTGAACGGCACGCTGGTCAACGGCCAGCCCGTCACCGGGCTCTCCGCGGCCACGGGCGCGGAGCTCCTCTATACGATGAGCGTCCCGGCGAACCAGAACCTGGTGACGTTCACCATGGCGGGCTCCAACGGCAACGCGGACATGTACGTCCTCTACGGCGCCGCGCCCACGCCCGCGACCGCGAAGTGCAGCTCGACGACGACGGGCAGCAACGGCACCTGCACCCTGTCCGGACGCGAGCTCGCCGGCACCTGGTACGTGCTCATCAAGGCCACGAGCGCGTTCACCGGCCTGAGCCTGACGGGCAGCTACACGCCGGTCGGCACGGGCTCGAGCACGCCCAAGGTGCTCCTGGACAACCAGGTCACGAAGGCCGCCGGCGCCATGGGTGAGTTCGTCCTCTATACGCTCGAGGTCCCGGCCAGTCAGTCCTCGCTGGTCGTGACGACGAGCGGCGGCACGGGCGACGTGGACGTCTACCTGCGCCACGGGAGCGCCCCCACGCTGGCCACCTTCGACTGCCGCGCCTACGAGAGCGGCACCACGGAGCGGTGCTCGGTCTCCTATCCCAAGGCGGGCACCTGGTACATCCTGCTCCGCGGCTACGCGGCCTTCAGCAACGTGAGCCTGCTCGGCGCAGCCGTCGCCGTCCCCGAGACGCTCACCATCGGCCAGCCGCGCATCGACGTCTCCGTGGCCAAGAACGCCTCGCGCTACTTCTCCGTCGAGGTCCCGACCGGGCAGAGCCTCCTCAGGGTCTCCCTCGCGGGGGGAACGGGCGACGCCGACCTCTACCTCCAGCGGGTGAACGCGCCCTCGACGGCCACGTACACCTGCGTCTCCCGCGGTGGCACCAACGCGGAGACCTGCTCCGTGACGAACCCTCAAGCGGGCACCTGGCACATCCTCGTCTTCGGCTACTCCGCGTCCAGCGGCGCCTCGCTGGTCGTCACCACCACGGGAGGCGGCCCCATCGGCCTGCCGCTCACCAACGGTCAGCCCATCGAAATCGACAGCGCCGACGGCGGGCCCTTCGTCTACCGGCTGGATGTGCCGCCGAACACCGGCAACCTGCGCGTCGAGGTCGACTACCTCTCCATCGGCGCCTACCACCTGTACGTCCGCTACGGGAGCGAGCCCGCGCCCGGCGTGTACGACTGCGCCCAGGAGTACAGCGAGGACGAGGAGTACTGCACCATCGACAAGCCCCAGGCGGGCACCTGGTACATCCACGTCGTCCCCGCGTACCCCTACCACATGTTCCGCGACCTGAAGCTCGTGGCGACGTACGCGGGGCGGCACACGACGACGGCCTTGCAGAACGGGCAGACGACGGCGCCCGTCACCGCGGACGGCCGTGACTTCCTCTACTACACGGTGGAGGTCCCCCCGGGACAGAAGCGCCTGGCCTTCTGGATGACCGGCGGCACGGGCTATCCCACCGCCTACGCGAAGCTCGGTGGCATCCCCGTGGAGACCGACCCTCGCTGCGGACTCGGCTCGGGCGCGCCCTGCATCATCGAGAACCCCCAGCCGGGCACCTGGTACTTCTGGCCCACGTACTACGGCACCTTCTCCAACTTCACGTTCTCGGCCGCGTACACGGCGGACACGACCCAGACGCCCGAGCCGCTGCGCAAGGACGAGCCCAAGACGGGCCTTTCGGGCACGCCGCTGCTCAACCGGCTGTTCGCGCTCGAGGTGCCTCCGAACCAGCTCAACCTCACCATCCGGACCACGGGAGGCACGGGCGTCATGCGGCTGCGCGCCCGGCGTGGCGCCCTCCCCACCGCCAACACCTATGACTGCGCCTACATCTGCACCATCGAGCGTCCGGAGGGAGGCACCTGGTACGTGCAACTCGAGGGCGATTCGACCTACACGGACGTCACCCTGAGCGCGACCTACTCCGCTCCGGTGACGGCGCCCGACATGGAGTACGCGCCCACGTTCACCAACTACCCGTCCCGGCGCTACTTCAAGCTCGACGTCCCTCCGGCGAGCCTCGCGCTCCGGGCCTACACGGGCGGACAGGCGGAGACGAAGCTCTACGTGCGGCGGGGACGGCTGCCCTCCCCCACCGAGTACGACTGCGCCTCCACGAAGGCGGGCAAGGTCAAGCAGGAGTGCAACTTCGCGTCTCCCCAGGCCGGAGAGTGGTTCGCGCTGGTGGAGTTCGTCGTCACGTACCCGGAGATTCCGGAGTCGTTCTTCTGGGAGCACATCGAGACGGGCCCCGTCTCGGACATCACCGACGGCGTCCCGGTCCTCGTCTCCGGTCCGCCCAAGTCCTTCCAGACGTTCCGCTTCCAGGTGCCCGAAGGGCAGCCCTACCTGCTCGCGGAGCTGCTGGACGCGCGCCTGACGGCGAAGTCCGCCTACGGCTACCTCCACGTGCGCCACGAGTCCGACGCGGCCAACGGCTTCGCGGCGTGCAGGTCCACCGCGATGTGTGACATCCCCAACCCGCGGCCCGGCACCTGGTACCTCACGGTGCAGGTGCCCACGTATGGCGGACCGCAGGCGGACTTCTCCGGCGCCATCCGCGCCACGACGACGGGTCGGGAGCTGCGCCCCCTCGTCTCCACCATCGCCGAGTCCCTGCTCGACACCGCGCAGAACAAGACCCACTTCTGGCGGTTCGAGGTGCCCGCGGGCGCCACGGACCTGCTGTTCCAGGTGAATGGCGACGCGGGCGACTCGGACCTGTACGTGAAGCACGGCTCGCTGGCGTCCACGACGTCGTACGACTGCGCCTCCACGAACGCGTCGAGCAGCGAGGAGACGTGCGCCCTCACCAACCCGCAGCCCGGGACGTGGTACGTGGCCGTGCTGGACAAGACGGGCCCGGTCAGCTGGCGCAACCCCACCGTCCGCGCCTCCTACGCGATGTCTCCGGGCGAGGGCATCCCCGAGCTGACGCCCTACGCCTCGCGCGCCGGGCTCAGCGGGCTGAAGAACTCCCAGAAGACGTGGAAGCTGGAGGTGCCACAGGGTCAGAGCACGCTGTGGTTCGCGACCGAGCACGGCGCCGGCACGGTCAACCTGAAGGTGAAGCGCGGAGGCCGTCCCGTCGCCGGCGCGACGCTCGACTGCGCCACGAGCGGCACCGGCAACCTGAAGCAGTGCCTGTTCACCAATCCCCAGCCCGGCACGTGGTTCGTGACGCTCACCGGCGACGAGGCCTACGACTTCGTCACCCTGACGGGCGGCTACTTCCAGGCGGACACGGTGACGTCGCTCACCAACGGCGTGCCCGCGACCAACCTCCGCCTCGATGCCGGCAAGGTGCAGTTCTTCCAGTTGGACGTGCCCGCCAACGCCGCCATGTACCAGTTCGAGCTGCGCTACGAGACGACGTCCATCTTCGACGAGGTCGACGTCCGCATCCAGCAGGGCACCCTGCCCACCGCCTCGAGCCCGGTCTGCGCGCACGTCGCCAAGGGTTCGGTGCGGTGCACCATCGCCCAGCCCGCCGCGGGCCCCTGGTACGCCCGGGTGGTGAGCGCCCGGATGCCCTTCGACCATGTCCGCGTCGGGGCGTTCCACGGCATGCGACTGGATGACGCGCCGCTGCTGCTCAACCAGGACTACTACCTGGGCGTCAGCGGCTCCGAGGGCACCGTGCGCACGTACAAGATCGTCGTGCCCGAGGGCATGAGCTACTTCACGGTGTCGACCGGCTACCTGACGGCGGGCGGCTCCGGGACGTACTACGGGAGCCTGAGCCTCGCGGTGCGCCGGGGTGAGCCTCCGACGGCGACGCAGCGGGACTGCGCCTATCCGTTCCCGAGCCCCAGCTCGACCTGCACCATCACCGACCCCGCCCCCGGCGTGTACTACGTCAGCCTCACGCTGACCGCCAACAGCTACAACCTGTGGGTGCTGCCGAACTTCCGGTAG